In Lentibacillus amyloliquefaciens, one DNA window encodes the following:
- a CDS encoding cytochrome c biogenesis CcdA family protein: MSEEINVFIAFGAGLLSFISPCVLPLYPAFLSYITGMSVNELKDENNMLTRKSILHTVCFLIGFSLVFIMLGFGTSFISEFLQANRDIIRQIGAILIVFFGLVIVGVFNFKFLMKDRKITFKNRPAGFFGSFIIGLAFSLGWTPCMGPILVIVISLAATNPDLGMIMMISYILGFSIPFLVLSFFVGKMKWIKQNSAKLTKIGGYIMVFMGIALYFDWMADLTAFLAALFGFSGF, from the coding sequence ATGTCAGAAGAAATTAATGTCTTCATAGCTTTTGGCGCGGGATTATTATCATTTATCTCTCCTTGTGTTTTACCGCTCTATCCGGCATTTCTTTCGTATATTACCGGTATGAGTGTTAATGAATTAAAAGATGAAAATAACATGCTTACCAGGAAAAGTATTTTGCATACGGTATGTTTCCTGATTGGCTTTTCACTCGTTTTTATTATGCTCGGGTTTGGCACTTCTTTTATTTCCGAATTCCTGCAAGCCAACAGGGATATTATCAGACAAATCGGCGCCATATTAATTGTGTTTTTTGGACTTGTCATTGTAGGGGTCTTTAATTTTAAATTTCTTATGAAAGACCGAAAAATCACTTTCAAGAATCGCCCGGCAGGCTTTTTTGGATCTTTTATCATTGGTTTGGCTTTTTCGCTGGGATGGACACCTTGCATGGGACCCATATTAGTCATTGTCATTTCACTGGCCGCTACAAATCCTGATTTGGGCATGATAATGATGATAAGTTATATACTTGGTTTTTCTATACCATTTCTCGTATTATCATTTTTTGTCGGAAAAATGAAGTGGATCAAACAGAATAGTGCTAAACTAACCAAAATTGGCGGTTATATTATGGTATTCATGGGCATCGCTTTATACTTTGACTGGATGGCTGATTTGACCGCATTTCTGGCAGCGCTGTTTGGTTTCAGCGGTTTTTAA
- a CDS encoding CcdC family protein: MFWLTASTIVATFMAIAMIAIRLKAAKKPATVKKIILPPLFMSTGAFMFLFPVFRVDMLQVLEAIVIGVIFSVFLIKTSKFEIKEKDIYLIPSKAFAFILFGLLFIRIIIKLVIGSTISFGETSGMFFLLAFGMIVTWRLAMLYKFKKLEKNLVINRNAI; this comes from the coding sequence ATGTTCTGGCTGACAGCAAGTACGATTGTTGCAACCTTTATGGCGATTGCGATGATTGCCATTCGGTTGAAGGCCGCTAAAAAACCGGCAACTGTAAAAAAAATTATATTGCCTCCATTGTTTATGAGTACAGGTGCATTCATGTTTTTGTTTCCTGTGTTTCGGGTGGACATGCTGCAAGTATTGGAAGCCATCGTAATCGGTGTCATCTTCTCTGTATTTTTAATCAAAACTTCTAAATTTGAAATTAAAGAGAAGGACATATATTTGATTCCATCTAAAGCGTTTGCTTTTATTTTATTTGGTTTGTTGTTCATCAGGATTATTATAAAACTGGTGATTGGCTCGACGATTTCATTTGGCGAAACGAGCGGTATGTTTTTCCTTCTTGCTTTCGGGATGATTGTAACATGGCGTCTGGCTATGCTTTATAAATTTAAAAAGCTTGAAAAAAATCTTGTAATTAATCGGAACGCTATATAA
- a CDS encoding ATP-binding protein — translation MSNRYRDEPFDINEDEKHSISIQNLREFYNFASLPSSILKWIDRNMAGFITLWNQDGEAVFISKTAEDILGYPISEMLGTNWSDWVSAADISHVKNNIDYIQTIKQTIHLNVRNASGKNIWTENQVAGIEDTNGKLYYISATKDITDKKDAEELMIRSEKMSVAGQLAAGVAHEIRNPLTSIKGFLQLLQAGVNREDEYYKIMVDEIEKMETITSELLFISKPMTDHKDKENLREMIDDVVTLLIPQARLKNIEVLYNQQSDQVVTCDRSQIKQVFINLLKNAIEAMEEPGCITVNNYPENNQVYIDILDEGPGITDEVLNEMGEPFFTTKQNGTGLGLMITRQILERHEGSLEIMRNETHGSTFRVILPNL, via the coding sequence GTGAGCAATCGTTACCGGGATGAACCATTTGATATAAACGAAGACGAGAAACATTCAATTTCAATTCAAAACCTTCGCGAATTTTATAATTTTGCTTCATTGCCTTCTTCAATTCTTAAGTGGATAGATCGGAATATGGCGGGATTCATCACTTTATGGAACCAGGACGGGGAGGCTGTTTTCATATCAAAAACAGCGGAAGACATACTGGGCTATCCCATCTCTGAAATGCTCGGTACAAACTGGTCTGATTGGGTTTCCGCTGCAGACATTTCTCACGTTAAAAATAATATCGATTACATCCAAACAATAAAACAAACGATTCATCTTAACGTACGGAATGCTTCCGGCAAAAACATATGGACCGAAAATCAGGTGGCAGGTATTGAAGATACAAATGGGAAGCTATATTATATCTCTGCCACAAAGGATATCACGGATAAAAAAGACGCAGAAGAGCTAATGATACGGTCTGAAAAGATGTCAGTTGCCGGTCAGCTTGCAGCAGGCGTTGCACATGAAATCAGGAACCCTCTCACATCAATAAAAGGTTTTTTACAGTTATTGCAAGCCGGTGTGAACAGGGAAGACGAATACTACAAGATTATGGTTGATGAGATTGAAAAGATGGAAACAATTACCTCAGAGTTATTATTTATTTCAAAACCTATGACAGATCATAAAGATAAAGAAAACCTGAGGGAAATGATCGATGATGTTGTGACTCTGCTCATACCTCAAGCGAGATTAAAAAATATTGAGGTGCTGTACAATCAGCAGTCGGATCAGGTGGTGACGTGTGACCGATCTCAAATCAAACAGGTTTTTATTAATCTTTTGAAAAATGCAATTGAAGCGATGGAAGAACCAGGGTGCATAACTGTTAATAACTATCCGGAAAATAACCAGGTTTATATTGATATCCTTGATGAAGGGCCCGGTATAACTGATGAAGTTCTGAATGAGATGGGGGAACCTTTTTTTACGACAAAACAAAACGGTACAGGACTCGGTTTGATGATTACGAGACAAATTCTTGAACGACATGAAGGAAGCCTTGAAATAATGCGAAATGAAACGCATGGAAGCACATTCAGGGTCATTTTGCCAAATCTGTGA
- a CDS encoding DUF2621 family protein, producing the protein MSMIDDILIIFWGFLMISLMGIGGYFMFRKFLKQLPKEDGHSNMEWEEYYVNNTSHLWQETEKSLLEELVSPVPELFRDVARHKIAGKIGEIALKKENRHITQDTLIEGYILATPKRDHKFLRKKLKEKEIDVEPYEHLFELSRSNYADNWKSRYKKMSSEKVNSLKNTGK; encoded by the coding sequence ATGTCAATGATAGACGATATACTGATCATTTTTTGGGGATTTTTAATGATCAGCCTAATGGGAATCGGCGGTTATTTTATGTTCCGTAAATTCCTGAAGCAGCTTCCAAAAGAAGACGGCCATTCAAATATGGAATGGGAAGAGTACTATGTAAATAATACAAGTCATCTGTGGCAAGAAACTGAAAAGTCACTGCTTGAAGAATTGGTTTCACCCGTCCCTGAATTATTCAGAGATGTGGCCAGACATAAAATTGCCGGAAAAATTGGGGAAATAGCCTTAAAGAAAGAGAACCGTCACATAACTCAGGATACATTAATTGAAGGTTATATTCTGGCGACGCCTAAAAGGGATCATAAATTTTTAAGAAAAAAATTAAAAGAAAAAGAAATCGATGTTGAACCGTATGAGCATTTATTTGAGTTATCCCGCAGCAATTATGCGGATAATTGGAAGTCCCGTTATAAAAAAATGTCGTCAGAAAAGGTCAATTCTCTTAAAAATACCGGCAAATAA
- a CDS encoding Na(+)/H(+) antiporter subunit B: MYKPNDLILRTITSLIAFILLGFSIYLLFAGHNSPGGGFVGGLMTSAAIVLMYMAYGITVLEKFLPLNYRKIVPLGLLVATGTGLGSFLFQQPFLSQTFDYFHFPVLGELELATAMLFDLGVYLTVFGVTITIILSIAEDR, translated from the coding sequence ATGTATAAACCAAATGATCTTATTTTGCGTACTATAACATCACTGATCGCTTTTATTCTGTTGGGTTTTTCGATTTATTTACTGTTTGCAGGCCATAATTCACCAGGCGGAGGATTCGTTGGTGGACTGATGACTTCTGCTGCAATTGTACTGATGTACATGGCATATGGAATAACCGTATTGGAAAAGTTCCTTCCGCTGAATTATCGAAAAATAGTGCCACTTGGCTTATTGGTCGCAACAGGAACAGGTTTGGGTTCTTTTCTGTTTCAGCAGCCATTTTTATCACAAACCTTTGATTATTTCCATTTTCCTGTTTTAGGTGAGCTGGAACTTGCAACCGCGATGCTATTTGATCTTGGTGTTTATTTAACAGTATTTGGTGTTACGATAACCATTATTTTATCGATCGCCGAAGACCGGTAA